From Paraburkholderia hayleyella, a single genomic window includes:
- a CDS encoding sensor histidine kinase produces MSLPSNPRRDNEPQLLTRVFLLNCLIGLCFWLSGREAPLFSYLIVANAIGFSAWLLSTLFGMFTRVRLALPVRVLIVAPLAVVTGVQVAALLGGHEPPLLSHFKLTRWASFVPTFLIVGIACAFASVFVQSLKVRAALEKQRREAAELRQSETAARLALLQAQIEPHFLFNTLANVRSLIERDPPAASAMLDNLNRYLRASLGRTRKPVSSLEEELELIDALLSIAIMRLGNRLRYTITLPPELRQLPLPPLLLQPLVENALIHGVEPSIDGGEIHVDIEREAGMLRLRVVDSGVGLSRASKLYGGVGLSNVRARLATLYGGAAYLSIESNPMRGVTAQLLIPLQ; encoded by the coding sequence ATGTCCTTACCCAGCAACCCGCGCCGCGATAACGAACCGCAACTGCTCACGCGCGTGTTTTTGCTGAACTGCCTGATCGGCTTGTGCTTCTGGCTCAGCGGACGCGAGGCGCCGCTCTTTTCCTATTTGATCGTCGCCAACGCCATCGGCTTTAGCGCCTGGCTGCTGAGCACGCTCTTCGGCATGTTCACGCGAGTGCGGCTAGCGCTGCCGGTGCGCGTGCTGATCGTCGCGCCACTCGCCGTGGTCACCGGCGTTCAGGTTGCCGCGTTGCTGGGCGGCCACGAGCCGCCCCTGCTATCGCATTTCAAGCTCACGCGCTGGGCCTCGTTTGTCCCGACGTTCCTGATCGTCGGCATCGCCTGCGCCTTCGCCTCGGTCTTCGTCCAGTCGCTCAAGGTCCGCGCCGCACTCGAAAAACAGCGCCGCGAAGCCGCCGAGCTACGCCAGTCCGAAACCGCCGCACGTCTCGCCTTGCTGCAAGCACAGATCGAACCGCACTTTCTGTTCAACACCCTCGCCAACGTGCGCAGCCTGATCGAACGCGATCCGCCTGCGGCTTCGGCCATGCTGGACAACCTCAACCGTTATTTGCGCGCCAGCCTCGGGCGCACACGCAAACCGGTGTCATCGCTAGAAGAAGAGCTGGAACTGATCGACGCGTTGCTGTCGATTGCGATCATGCGGCTGGGCAACCGGCTGCGCTACACCATCACGCTGCCCCCTGAGTTGCGTCAGTTACCGCTGCCGCCGCTGCTGCTACAGCCGCTGGTCGAAAACGCGCTGATTCATGGCGTCGAGCCCTCCATCGATGGTGGCGAAATCCACGTCGATATCGAACGCGAAGCCGGCATGCTGCGGCTGCGCGTGGTGGATTCTGGCGTCGGCTTGAGCCGCGCCAGCAAGCTGTATGGCGGCGTCGGGTTATCGAATGTGCGCGCCCGGCTGGCGACGCTCTATGGCGGCGCGGCCTATCTTTCTATAGAGTCCAACCCGATGCGCGGTGTCACCGCGCAACTTCTGATTCCGCTGCAATGA